In Cyprinus carpio isolate SPL01 chromosome B16, ASM1834038v1, whole genome shotgun sequence, the following are encoded in one genomic region:
- the LOC122139988 gene encoding nestin-like, giving the protein MELLGARLPFTQFQEEKYQMLELNQRLESYLGRVKLLEEENQLLREEIHTLKSSREPPGQRKAQEEALSQTRRMLEDAWRKKDCVELEVENLMEYIEEVSIQRQKVKNAQAEAQRKLMESRKELEEEHRAQIWLREKVGQLEKDLLLQMQVHEENMETMQASLKQTKQVLMAPQPTQTARIPDLGQEYSHRATQAWQEATKNYQRLVGRLEESLNQAKANMTKIHQEKRENQHQVQHLAKELESTKTKRQMLEKNLVQQKEAHKQELQHFQAQVDALEVEKDSLGQQIDSLMVDRQNLLQVKMSLGLEVATYRALLDSEGLRIDRPTTKKTSSTFFLDVLSKPTGTHPASQTTAASCHVSNTVSTSHRSITPSRTLLTSVTPSWTPTRGTPQRTPTRASVTEKTEVHISEETEKAAEKSVNHLQQEKAHEDLDHATTLPKTTAEPEPLFKPEDIEIQEEDESKQFQKDEMVGQLTHLSMQMQQLQIQPSNLSQTPETESWAGPFTDPAGVSEEGKDEDTEVSVEMAQISHAPKVAWEENKTVAEDEKDDASEMDVRSENISESHTDAYGDAENDNDTLKSSHISVNTSILGRSFLEQGTLDLEGDFGYHKDLMKVDEQDNVSNISEEVTEQMDSETEAAIDSINEWDRQEGTEPQNETKVMSPDSEVEEEDEMNINTNMKDETDENVTEREEEEIVVIKSDISVQDEGVDHQESLEKTVPPTESHSDQTVNEEDPSPDESEEEEENQGEEDDSPNISASWRTDPGECDSYSQENTLADTRPLIHYKSDEETDGNVQASHLIGETSDSEDEKERMEGSHWNESASKRFNTMEDLTEEPDMEVTGEMMTDDVSKEEALDGDKARLMLQSNFEVHQSLDMVEKESARIELKGNLEDDSDVMTEMRKDEDHDVKVYDQPQLTENQHIHTEQPEDETVHSYESQEQVDMDHPISFPETSQQLKNSFETQSTLSMFQDTAATKEPEDLLEVSMHTNIDLTDSRSLESEINSQPDNMTSDIPNSDQEEGKSSEDESPNASQCFQNTSLLAAATLNEQPLTFTNGVTEADSVSDVIHLPEEVLSKEKNTEEPKAPQIDEWEKSNIWGKSTNATDAAEITHTLSVDENTGVFPVNENLEIPNKMPSLAENIFGKFEERTAESLSEKVLTVMDFESNNSGEEEEFQSKEKKGEIHSFFSTSMKEDFWSEGKMEMAASYDPAKTEDLNQALVSGEEWRDMEGMPTANGSPKEKMDILKGQDERHKDEQPMQGKTVLSDDSVDEGDSWSSGDE; this is encoded by the exons ATGGAGCTTTTGGGTGCCCGACTGCCCTTCACCCAGTTTCAGGAGGAAAAGTACCAGATGCTGGAGCTGAACCAGCGTCTCGAATCATACTTAGGCCGTGTGAAGCTTCTGGAGGAGGAAAACCAGCTACTGCGAGAGGAGATCCACACTCTCAAGAGCAGCAGGGAACCACCAGGCCAGCGCAAAGCTCAAGAGGAGGCTCTCAGCCAGACCAGGAGGATGTTGGAGGATGCCTGGAGGAAGAAAGACTGTGTGGAACTGGAAGTGGAGAACTTGATGGAGTATATAGAGGAGGTGAGTATTCAAAGACAGAAGGTGAAGAACGCTCAGGCTGAGGCACAGAGAAAACTCATGGAGAGCAGGAAGGAGCTGGAAGAGGAGCATAGAGCTCAGATTTGGCTTAGAGAGAAGGTTGGCCAACTTGAGAAAGACCTCTTGCTACAGATGCAAGTTCACGAGGAGAACATGGAAACCATGCAGGCCTCTCTGAAGCAGACAAAACAAGTCTTGATGGCCCCACAGCCCACTCAAACTGCCAGAATCCCAGACCTGGGACAAGAGTACAGCCACAGAGCAACTCAAGCCTGGCAGGAGGCAACCAAAAACTATCAGAGACTGGTTGGACGTCTTGAGGAAAGTCTGAACCAGGCCAAAGCTAACATGACAAAGATTCAtcaagaaaagagagaaaaccaACATCAAGTTCAGCATCTGGCAAAGGAACTCGAGAGCACTAAGACTAAGAGGCAGATGTTGGAGAAGAATTTAGTGCAGCAGAAAGAAGCGCATAAACAAGAGCTTCAACATTTTCAG GCCCAAGTAGATGCTCTGGAGGTGGAGAAAGACAGCCTGGGGCAGCAGATAGACAGCCTGATGGTGGACAGACAAAACTTGCTGCAGGTCAAGATGTCTCTTGGACTGGAGGTGGCCACATACAG AGCTTTGCTGGACAGCGAGGGCCTGAGAATTGACAgaccaacaacaaaaaagaccagCTCTACTTTCTTTTTAG ATGTGCTCTCAAAGCCCACTGGGACCCACCCAGCCTCACAGACCACTGCTGCTTCCTGCCATGTCAGCAATACTGTGTCTACAAGTCACAGATCAATCACTCCCTCTCGCACTCTGCTGACTAGTGTGACTCCATCATGGACCCCGACTCGAGGGACTCCACAAAGAACACCAACCCGAGCCTcagtgacagaaaagacagagGTTCATATCTCAGAGGAGACTGAGAAAGCTGCTGAGAAATCTGTGAATCATTTGCAGCAAGAGAAAGCCCATGAAGACCTGGACCATGCAACAACTCTCCCCAAAACAACTGCAGAACCAGAACCACTGTTCAAACCAGAAGATATTGAGATTCAAGAGGAGGATGAATCAAAACAGTTCCAGAAAGATGAGATGGTTGGTCAGTTGACACACTTATCAATGCAGATGCAACAGCTTCAGATTCAACCAAGTAACTTGTCCCAAACTCCAGAGACAGAAAGCTGGGCTGGTCCATTCACAGATCCTGCAGGGGTTTCAGAAGAAGGGAAGGACGAGGACACTGAAGTGTCTGTTGAAATGGCTCAAATCTCACATGCACCTAAGGTTGCTTGGGAAGAAAATAAAACCGTAGCAGAGGATGAAAAAGATGATGCCTCTGAGATGGATGTAAGATCAGAGAACATCAGTGAAAGCCACACAGATGCATATGGAGATGCAGAGAATGATAATGATACATTAAAATCTAGCCATATCAGTGTGAATACCAGTATACTGGGTCGTTCGTTCCTCGAGCAAGGAACTTTAGATTTGGAGGGTGATTTTGGCTATCACAAAGATTTAATGAAGGTAGATGAACAGGACAATGTGAGTAATATTAGTGAGGAGGTAACAGAGCAAATGGACAGTGAAACTGAGGCAGCGATTGATTCGATCAATGAGTGGGATAGACAAGAAGGAACTGAACCACAGAATGAGACGAAAGTGATGAGCCCTGATTCTGAGGTGGAAGAAGAGGATGAAATGAACATTAACACTAACATGAAGGATGAAACAGATGAAAATGTGactgaaagagaagaagaagagataGTCGTGATTAAGAGTGACATTTCTGTGCAAGATGAAGGTGTAGATCATCAGGAGAGTTTAGAGAAGACTGTACCACCAACTGAATCCCATTCAGATCAGACAGTAAATGAGGAAGATCCTTCACCTGATGAATctgaggaagaagaagagaacCAAGGTGAAGAGGATGATTCCCCAAACATATCAGCCTCGTGGAGAACCGATCCTGGCGAGTGTGACAGCTACAGTCAGGAGAACACGCTAGCAGACACTCGGCCTTTGATTCATTATAAGAGTGACGAAGAAACAGATGGGAACGTGCAAGCCTCGCACCTCATCGGTGAGACCAGTGACAGTGAggatgagaaagaaagaatggaAGGAAGCCACTGGAATGAGAGTGCCTCCAAACGCTTCAACACCATGGAGGATCTCACAGAAGAACCAGACATGGAGGTCACTGGAGAGATGATGACGGATGATGTTTCTAAAGAAGAAGCCCTAGATGGTGATAAGGCACGCCTGATGCTTCAAAGTAATTTTGAAGTCCATCAAAGTTTGGACATGGTGGAGAAAGAAAGTGCAAGAATTGAGCTCAAGGGAAACCTGGAAGATGATAGTGATGTTATGACAGAGATGAGGAAAGATGAAGATCATGATGTCAAGGTTTATGACCAACCACAACTGACTGAAAACCAGCATATACATACCGAACAACCTGAGGATGAAACAGTCCATTCATATGAAAGTCAAGAACAAGTTGATATGGACCATCCAATCTCATTCCCTGAAACATCCCAGCAGCTTAAAAACTCCTTTGAAACTCAATCTACTCTGAGCATGTTCCAAGATACAGCTGCAACCAAAGAACCAGAAGATCTTCTGGAAGTTTCCATGCACACCAACATAGATCTCACAGACAGTCGCTCTTTGGAGAGTGAAATAAACAGTCAACCAGACAACATGACATCAGACATTCCCAACTCAGACCAGGAAGAGGGCAAGAGCTCAGAAGATGAGTCTCCAAATGCCAGCCAGTGCTTTCAGAACACAAGCCTTTTAGCAGCGGCTACTCTCAATGAGCAGCCATTAACCTTTACTAATGGAGTCACCGAGGCTGATTCTGTGTCTGATGTCATCCATTTGCCTGAAGAAGTGCTCAGTAAGGAGAAGAACACTGAAGAGCCTAAAGCCCCTCAGATTGATGAGTGGGAGAAATCAAACATCTGGGGCAAAAGCACAAATGCTACAGATGCAgctgagatcacacacacattaagtGTGGATGAAAACACAGGCGTTTTCCCAGTAAACGAGAATTTAGAAATTCCAAATAAAATGCCAAGTTTAGCGGAAAACATCTTTGGAAAATTTGAAGAAAGGACAGCGGAGAGCCTTTCAGAAAAAGTGCTGACTGTGATGGATTTCGAGAGCAACAATTCAGGAGAGGAGGAGGAATTTCAGTCAAAGGAAAAGAAAGGTGAGATTCATAGCTTTTTCAGCACTAGCATGAAGGAAGATTTCTGGAGTGAGGGAAAAATGGAGATGGCAGCTTCTTATGACCCTGCCAAGACTGAAGACTTAAACCAGGCTTTGGTCTCTGGAGAGGAATGGAGAGATATGGAGGGAATGCCAACAGCAAATGGAAGTCCTAAAGAAAAGATGGACATCCTCAAAGGCCAGGATGAGAGGCATAAAGATGAACAGCCAATGCAAGGCAAGACGGTCCTATCTGATGACTCTGTTGATGAGGGGGATTCCTGGTCCTCTGGTGATGAGTAA